A genomic segment from Pseudomonadota bacterium encodes:
- a CDS encoding outer membrane beta-barrel protein: MTSKKLIILIVTIFSFIMISSGARSDEFKIIPSVTALEEYNSNVFFTSYEPESDFITTFSPAFELVNRTERSNANIKVRLDLIGYADNRDLNATDQLYQGKLRYNITPRFGISADVGYLSDSRPDRDLETTGLITSDLRRDRVNTALSTDYQFTEQDALSLSYAYSKETFDKEGYSDTLTHEFNAGLTHDFNKYVPALKGYLGIGYSNYDFSDNQMDITSGTVGLSQALNELWSVGIYAGLRYAESEILTYRLEPVLPPFLYQRVAYKETEDAWGWLGKVSLIYNGESGYCDISYIREIRPSSFYGVAMERNSLELYSRYKMTYELSADLHVGYFANKTDKLEFYTQNIDKESYYINPRISYNVSKDISVEAKYKYSLYNDNTADTEADRHLFSIRLYIQHSLLE; encoded by the coding sequence ATGACAAGTAAAAAACTCATTATTCTTATAGTTACTATTTTTTCTTTTATTATGATTTCTTCTGGTGCTAGAAGTGATGAATTTAAGATTATACCTTCTGTAACTGCGTTAGAAGAATATAACAGCAATGTTTTTTTCACGTCATATGAGCCTGAAAGCGACTTTATTACAACTTTTTCTCCGGCTTTTGAGCTTGTGAATCGAACAGAGCGGTCGAATGCCAACATCAAGGTCCGGCTCGACCTTATCGGTTATGCCGACAACCGGGATCTTAATGCTACGGATCAATTATACCAGGGAAAGCTTAGGTATAATATTACACCACGGTTCGGCATTTCAGCAGATGTCGGGTATCTAAGTGATTCCCGCCCGGACCGGGATTTGGAAACAACCGGCCTTATCACTTCGGATTTGCGCAGGGATAGAGTTAATACTGCTTTATCCACTGATTATCAGTTTACCGAGCAAGACGCCTTATCGCTTTCCTATGCATATAGTAAGGAGACATTTGACAAGGAGGGGTATTCCGATACACTGACTCATGAATTTAATGCCGGGCTTACGCACGATTTCAACAAATATGTTCCGGCTCTTAAAGGGTATCTTGGCATAGGCTACAGTAATTACGATTTTTCCGACAATCAAATGGATATTACTTCGGGAACTGTGGGGCTCTCCCAAGCTTTAAACGAGCTGTGGAGCGTCGGTATTTACGCAGGCTTGCGGTATGCAGAATCTGAAATTTTAACATACCGATTGGAACCGGTATTGCCGCCGTTTTTATATCAGAGGGTAGCTTATAAAGAAACGGAAGATGCATGGGGTTGGCTTGGCAAGGTCTCTCTGATATACAATGGAGAAAGCGGTTACTGTGATATTTCTTACATAAGGGAGATCAGGCCGTCAAGCTTTTATGGTGTTGCAATGGAACGTAATTCTCTGGAACTTTACAGCCGGTATAAAATGACCTATGAGTTATCAGCGGATCTTCACGTCGGTTATTTTGCCAATAAAACAGATAAGCTTGAGTTTTATACACAAAACATAGATAAGGAAAGCTACTATATTAATCCACGCATTAGTTACAATGTGTCAAAAGATATCTCTGTTGAAGCGAAATATAAATATAGTCTATATAACGATAATACAGCGGACACAGAAGCTGATAGACACCTTTTCTCTATTCGACTGTATATTCAGCATTCTCTGTTGGAATAG
- a CDS encoding polysaccharide biosynthesis/export family protein, with protein MSYSKKETVYMLKKMYVLIMLAGIFTIMLHSSSWAAEEAAILPEAGSYIIGPGDVLSISVWKDEALTSVPTVLPDGFISFPLIGNIQAAGNTVAELKAEIEGKLARYVPDIVLSLEVRQANSMIVYVIGRVNAPGRFNLNANINVLQALSTAGGLNVFAKNNKIKIFREENGKTQMFPFEYDKIVKGENLEQNIRLKKGDIVVVP; from the coding sequence ATGAGTTACTCAAAGAAGGAGACTGTATACATGTTGAAAAAAATGTATGTTTTAATTATGTTGGCAGGCATATTTACAATCATGCTTCACTCATCATCCTGGGCAGCAGAGGAAGCAGCTATCTTGCCTGAAGCAGGGAGTTATATAATCGGACCTGGAGATGTTTTGAGCATTTCGGTATGGAAAGATGAGGCATTGACAAGCGTACCAACTGTTTTGCCGGACGGTTTTATTTCCTTTCCATTGATTGGCAACATACAGGCTGCCGGAAATACCGTTGCAGAGCTTAAAGCGGAAATTGAAGGCAAACTCGCCCGCTATGTACCGGATATAGTTTTGTCCCTTGAAGTCAGACAGGCCAACAGCATGATTGTTTACGTTATCGGACGGGTGAATGCTCCAGGCAGATTTAATCTAAATGCCAATATCAATGTACTGCAAGCGCTTTCAACCGCAGGCGGGCTAAATGTTTTTGCAAAAAACAATAAAATAAAGATTTTTCGTGAAGAAAATGGTAAGACACAAATGTTTCCTTTTGAATATGACAAGATTGTGAAAGGTGAAAATCTGGAACAGAATATTCGCCTGAAAAAGGGTGATATAGTTGTTGTACCCTGA
- a CDS encoding four helix bundle protein, producing MKIERFEDIEAWQLARVLTRKVYRLTKKPGFATDYGLKRQIQDAAGSSMHNIAERFDSETNAEFIRFLRYAKRSCTEVQSELYMAMDEEYISSDEFKDVYEQVRQTRAAIRGFINYLKKYEELKLNNRKA from the coding sequence ATGAAAATTGAACGGTTTGAAGACATTGAGGCTTGGCAACTGGCACGTGTGTTGACTCGAAAAGTGTACCGTCTGACAAAGAAACCGGGATTTGCGACGGACTATGGGCTGAAGAGGCAGATACAAGATGCCGCCGGATCATCGATGCATAATATTGCTGAAAGGTTTGATTCCGAGACGAATGCGGAGTTTATCCGGTTCTTGAGATATGCTAAACGGTCTTGTACGGAAGTTCAGAGCGAACTATATATGGCTATGGACGAGGAGTACATATCTTCCGACGAATTTAAAGATGTTTACGAACAGGTTAGACAAACCCGAGCTGCCATTCGTGGATTTATCAACTATCTCAAGAAATATGAAGAGCTCAAGTTAAATAACCGTAAAGCATGA
- a CDS encoding tetratricopeptide repeat protein has translation MIIIRRSVFSGIALVLAVMLLVSCSGPEERKMEFFNKGKALYEKGDYVKARLELKNAIQIDPKFADAYHLLGLIAMKNRDLRAAYGNFSKAVELDPGNLDSHVQLGGLLLSTGKTDEALAKADLVLKSDANNEDANILKGAVLLAKKNTDDALKFLLDVVGSKINKPDGYLLLSLAYQIKGDEESAEKTLRKGIEVNKKAVPLYLPLINLALKRKQTDEAIRIARIIIDIEPKEIKFRLTLADILWNSGKESQAKEILNAMVSAEPEEEKSWIQAAKFYIIKNKPAEAEQELKEGIRKNEKSFIIRFALVDLLTRMKNYDQAIAVLQECLSLNNNPADQHIIQTKNTLARIYLGRNEIDKAKLYVDEVIKESPKNSDTNYIKGAIHLRKKEGLQAVSAFRTVVNESPQFAPGYIRLAEAHMLNKETNMAFDTLQNAIKLMPQSRDLVRSMARLFITQKQFKDAETQYRKILDANPKDLEIRAEMGDFFQASGDFEQAEKEYAKIKQQAPKLPLGYLKLISSYLTRKNWDKAKAEYEQLMKVQPNLWVAANDLAFLLAEHGQGAKDLDRALVLAKKAETLNPNNPAIFDTLGWIHYRRNELKPAIEYLEKAQVEISRNPTFAYHLGMAYYKNKNLDKAKEYLQLALTSEAGFEGREQAEKIVAGMR, from the coding sequence ATGATTATTATTCGACGTAGTGTTTTCTCTGGAATAGCGCTGGTTTTGGCAGTCATGCTTCTGGTTTCATGCAGCGGGCCGGAAGAGAGGAAGATGGAATTTTTTAATAAAGGCAAAGCTTTGTATGAAAAAGGAGATTATGTTAAGGCCAGGCTGGAGCTTAAAAACGCTATTCAAATCGATCCTAAATTTGCCGATGCCTATCATCTGCTTGGTCTGATTGCTATGAAGAATCGGGATCTAAGAGCTGCTTATGGAAACTTTTCGAAGGCCGTCGAGCTTGATCCTGGAAATCTGGACAGCCATGTTCAGTTGGGCGGTTTGTTGCTTAGCACGGGTAAGACGGACGAGGCTTTAGCAAAAGCAGATTTGGTTTTAAAGAGCGATGCGAACAATGAAGATGCAAATATCCTTAAAGGGGCTGTTTTGCTGGCTAAAAAAAATACGGACGATGCACTCAAGTTTCTCTTAGATGTTGTGGGTAGCAAGATTAACAAACCAGACGGTTACCTTCTATTAAGTTTAGCCTATCAAATAAAGGGAGATGAGGAGAGCGCTGAAAAGACACTTCGGAAAGGTATTGAGGTTAATAAAAAGGCTGTACCTCTTTACCTTCCCCTGATCAACCTTGCCCTGAAAAGGAAACAGACGGATGAAGCGATAAGAATTGCCCGGATAATTATTGATATTGAGCCAAAAGAAATAAAGTTCCGTCTGACTCTGGCAGATATTTTATGGAACTCGGGCAAAGAGTCACAGGCGAAAGAAATCCTTAATGCCATGGTTTCAGCCGAACCGGAGGAAGAGAAATCATGGATTCAGGCGGCTAAATTTTATATAATAAAAAACAAACCGGCCGAGGCTGAGCAAGAGTTGAAAGAGGGTATCCGTAAGAATGAAAAAAGTTTTATAATACGTTTTGCCCTGGTTGATTTGCTTACGCGCATGAAGAACTATGATCAGGCTATTGCGGTGCTCCAGGAATGTTTATCCCTGAATAATAATCCGGCTGACCAGCATATTATCCAGACAAAAAATACACTGGCTCGAATCTATCTTGGCCGAAATGAGATCGATAAGGCTAAATTATATGTAGATGAAGTAATAAAGGAAAGCCCCAAAAACAGTGATACCAATTATATCAAGGGGGCCATTCATCTGAGGAAGAAAGAAGGACTCCAGGCTGTTTCAGCCTTTCGGACAGTTGTAAACGAAAGCCCTCAGTTTGCTCCCGGCTATATTAGGCTTGCCGAGGCCCATATGTTAAATAAGGAAACCAATATGGCCTTTGATACCCTTCAAAATGCCATAAAACTTATGCCCCAATCACGGGATTTAGTTCGGTCTATGGCGCGTCTTTTTATAACACAAAAACAATTTAAAGATGCAGAAACACAGTATCGAAAAATTCTTGATGCCAATCCCAAAGATTTGGAGATTAGGGCGGAAATGGGTGATTTCTTTCAGGCATCCGGTGATTTCGAGCAGGCGGAAAAAGAATATGCAAAAATCAAACAGCAGGCTCCCAAGTTGCCCCTTGGCTATCTAAAGCTAATAAGCAGCTATCTTACAAGAAAGAATTGGGATAAAGCGAAAGCAGAATATGAGCAATTAATGAAGGTTCAGCCGAATCTTTGGGTTGCAGCAAATGACCTGGCCTTTTTACTGGCGGAACATGGGCAGGGTGCAAAAGATCTTGATCGGGCTTTGGTCCTGGCTAAAAAAGCTGAGACTCTTAATCCAAATAATCCTGCGATTTTTGATACTCTTGGCTGGATTCATTATCGGAGAAATGAGTTGAAACCGGCCATCGAATATCTTGAAAAAGCCCAGGTGGAAATTTCCCGTAATCCTACGTTTGCTTATCATTTGGGTATGGCATATTATAAAAACAAAAATTTGGACAAAGCAAAAGAGTATCTACAGTTGGCCTTGACGTCTGAAGCCGGATTTGAAGGCAGAGAGCAGGCGGAGAAGATAGTGGCTGGGATGCGTTAA
- a CDS encoding AAA family ATPase: MKPNMFSDKTKNKESKETDSTDKIDLTDLPESKKRAGWVSPTYSRSKSVRLDPDIISKNRCVAMFPNSPEVEYYNLLRTRILRLTQEQGGRAIMITSALPGEGKTTTAINLALTFAKEYEHTAMLVDCDLRKQSIHKTMGYRSDVGLINHLLDGTPVYDLVVWPGVEKLTVISGGKTIHESSEVIASPRMRELAKEMKGRYPERYVFFDVPPLLVGADALAFVPLVDWIILVVQAGKTPMFEVNKALQMLPKEKVLGLILNRQTSQVNSHAYQ; the protein is encoded by the coding sequence ATGAAACCCAATATGTTTTCTGACAAAACGAAAAATAAGGAATCAAAAGAAACAGATTCGACTGATAAAATTGATCTTACCGATTTGCCCGAAAGCAAGAAGAGAGCCGGCTGGGTGTCTCCAACCTATTCTCGGTCCAAGAGCGTAAGGCTTGATCCTGATATTATTTCAAAAAACCGTTGCGTGGCCATGTTTCCGAACAGCCCGGAAGTAGAGTACTATAATTTGCTTCGAACCCGCATACTGCGCCTAACTCAGGAACAGGGAGGACGTGCCATAATGATTACCAGCGCCCTTCCCGGAGAAGGCAAAACAACCACTGCCATAAATCTTGCTCTCACATTCGCAAAGGAATACGAACACACAGCCATGCTGGTGGATTGTGATCTGAGGAAGCAGAGCATCCATAAGACAATGGGTTATCGTAGCGACGTAGGGCTTATAAACCATTTACTTGATGGCACACCTGTTTATGATCTTGTAGTTTGGCCAGGCGTGGAAAAGCTGACAGTGATCTCAGGCGGTAAAACCATACACGAGAGCAGCGAAGTTATAGCATCGCCGCGGATGCGGGAGCTTGCTAAAGAGATGAAGGGCCGCTATCCTGAGCGCTATGTGTTCTTTGATGTTCCGCCTCTTCTTGTAGGAGCCGATGCCCTGGCTTTTGTACCGCTGGTAGACTGGATTATACTGGTTGTGCAGGCCGGTAAAACGCCCATGTTCGAAGTCAACAAAGCTTTGCAAATGCTGCCCAAAGAAAAGGTGCTTGGTTTGATTCTTAACCGCCAGACCTCGCAGGTCAACTCCCATGCGTATCAATAG
- a CDS encoding chain-length determining protein, protein MEAQTTLTVNELIGIIKRRRWGLIIPTIAVFLIAVIICFSIDPVYRSTSTILIEEQEISRDYVMATVTSLAEQRLQTITQRIMSTPRLLSVINRFNLYADKRDRLTTEEIIDNMREEDIKFETVTADVIDQRTGRPTEATIAFTISYEGKNPVVVQQVANMLTSLYLEENIKVKAQQTSSTTKFLEDEMKSVQKNLAELEKNIATYKEKNNIALPELFQFNLITLDRIDKDLNQFNDQLRTLREKESSTQAQLANIPSDAQMGDQVRLRELSAMLVNLKTRVSDEYPDVIKTKAEIAELEKRQNTVSDLSAVRQLDTPAYITLSSQLASIQSEIESAKRQIDDLIIKRQNFNQRIEASPRVEEGYNNLLAERNNTQAKYNDLMKKFMEAKVASGLEKDQLGERFTLISPAGLPEKPVRPNIPVILLIGLIFGIGAGVGMASIWEYSDQSVRRSDDLTKAFQIPVLAEIPEIVTVEDLARDRKKRIIMLVALILCVLVALVVIHLLIMDLGVLWIRIMRYLKMRF, encoded by the coding sequence ATGGAAGCACAGACCACATTAACAGTCAATGAGCTTATCGGAATTATTAAAAGAAGGCGATGGGGACTTATTATTCCAACAATTGCCGTTTTTTTGATTGCCGTGATAATCTGTTTTAGCATAGATCCTGTCTATCGTTCCACATCTACGATTCTTATCGAAGAGCAGGAAATTTCCCGGGACTATGTTATGGCTACTGTGACAAGTCTTGCGGAACAGCGTCTGCAAACCATTACCCAGAGGATCATGAGCACGCCGCGACTTCTCAGTGTAATTAATCGCTTCAATCTTTATGCTGATAAAAGAGATAGATTGACGACTGAAGAGATCATAGACAACATGCGTGAGGAAGACATCAAGTTTGAGACCGTAACTGCCGATGTCATCGATCAAAGGACCGGAAGACCGACAGAGGCCACAATTGCCTTTACAATTTCTTATGAGGGGAAAAATCCGGTAGTAGTCCAGCAGGTTGCAAATATGCTTACATCTCTTTATCTGGAAGAAAATATTAAGGTAAAGGCGCAGCAGACATCAAGTACGACAAAATTCCTGGAGGATGAAATGAAGTCAGTCCAGAAAAATCTGGCTGAATTGGAAAAGAATATTGCCACCTATAAGGAAAAAAACAATATTGCCCTTCCCGAACTTTTTCAGTTCAATCTCATAACACTGGACCGTATTGATAAAGATTTAAACCAGTTTAACGACCAGCTCCGAACCCTTCGGGAGAAGGAAAGCTCCACACAGGCTCAACTGGCAAATATACCATCGGATGCCCAAATGGGTGACCAGGTCCGGTTGAGAGAACTAAGCGCAATGCTTGTTAATTTAAAAACCAGGGTATCTGATGAGTATCCTGATGTAATCAAAACAAAAGCGGAAATCGCAGAGCTTGAAAAGCGTCAAAATACTGTAAGTGATTTATCGGCGGTTCGGCAATTAGACACTCCTGCTTACATTACTCTCAGTTCACAATTGGCCAGCATACAATCAGAAATCGAATCTGCAAAACGGCAGATTGACGATTTGATAATAAAAAGACAAAATTTTAATCAAAGAATTGAAGCTTCTCCCCGTGTGGAGGAAGGATATAATAATCTGCTGGCTGAAAGAAATAATACGCAGGCTAAATATAATGATCTGATGAAAAAATTTATGGAAGCAAAAGTGGCATCAGGACTTGAAAAGGATCAACTTGGTGAACGCTTTACGCTGATCAGCCCTGCCGGACTTCCTGAGAAACCGGTAAGGCCGAATATTCCGGTTATTCTTCTTATCGGCCTTATTTTTGGAATTGGTGCTGGAGTGGGTATGGCATCTATATGGGAGTATTCCGACCAATCAGTCCGCCGTTCCGATGACTTAACAAAGGCTTTTCAGATACCCGTTCTCGCAGAGATACCGGAGATTGTTACAGTGGAAGATTTAGCCCGGGATAGAAAAAAGCGCATAATTATGCTGGTTGCTCTGATCCTCTGCGTTTTGGTGGCTCTGGTGGTCATTCATTTACTGATTATGGATCTGGGTGTTTTGTGGATTCGTATAATGCGTTACCTGAAGATGAGGTTTTAG